The proteins below are encoded in one region of Rhododendron vialii isolate Sample 1 chromosome 7a, ASM3025357v1:
- the LOC131332534 gene encoding brassinosteroid-responsive RING protein 1, translated as MGFPVGYTEVFLPNLFVHILSLLGLIRLLILTLFRSLGLSDFLEPEFSYQDNNPPRAPDYPAPSASLIREFLPVVKFDDVAGDGDAPESCAVCLYEFEAREEIRWLTNCKHIFHRGCVDRWMDHDQKTCPLCRTPLVPHSMRCEFNQRLWAACDASGFAGDGFTGDYSSISGL; from the coding sequence ATGGGGTTTCCCGTGGGCTACACAGAAGTCTTCCTCCCAAACCTCTTCGTGCACATACTCTCCCTTCTGGGTCTCATCAGGCTCCTCATTCTAACCCTCTTCCGCTCCCTGGGCCTCTCCGATTTCCTCGAACCCGAATTCTCCTACCAAGACAACAACCCGCCCCGCGCACCCGACTACCCCGCCCCGTCCGCCTCCCTGATCCGAGAATTCCTCCCCGTCGTGAAATTCGACGACGTCGCCGGCGACGGAGACGCGCCGGAGAGCTGCGCCGTGTGCCTGTACGAGTTCGAGGCGAGGGAAGAGATCAGGTGGTTGACCAACTGCAAGCATATTTTCCACCGGGGGTGCGTGGACCGTTGGATGGACCACGACCAGAAGACGTGTCCGCTGTGTAGGACCCCCTTGGTGCCGCATAGCATGCGATGCGAGTTCAATCAACGGCTCTGGGCCGCCTGTGATGCGTCCGGTTTTGCCGGCGATGGTTTTACCGGCGATTACAGTTCGATCTCGGGTTTGTGA